In the Myxococcus fulvus genome, one interval contains:
- the glpK gene encoding glycerol kinase GlpK, with amino-acid sequence MPKTKYVLALDQGTTGTHVSILDSKLKVVGKSYKEFTQHFPKPSWVEHDLDEIWATSEWCIARALKSAGLTGRDISAVGITNQRETTGLWTRDTGKPLHRAIVWQDRRTADLCRQLKERGVEPRVRETTGLVVDPYFSGTKLTWLFEHLKGARAKAERGDVCFGTIDTWLVYKLTGGTTHVTDVSNASRTLLMDLRTLQWSDEMRSLLNVPGACLPQIRGSAEVYGTTRGMRSLPDGVPVAGMAGDQQAALFGQACFEPGESKCTYGTGAFLLMNTGTEPVRSSAGLLTTVAWRLSATGSTTYALEGSSFIAGAAVQWMRDGLKAIKRAPDIEALAASVKDSGDVVFVPALAGLGAPHWRPEARGLFAGMDRSTTVAHMARAVLEGIALQIHDLADAMRRDSGRTIPVFKADGGAAANNLLMQYQADLLGVPVVRPQNLETTSLGAAFLGGLGAGVWDSPEAIKRAWKADKTFKPKMKPPERERHLAKWKRAVERA; translated from the coding sequence ATGCCGAAGACGAAGTACGTGCTGGCCCTGGACCAGGGCACCACTGGCACCCACGTCTCCATCCTCGACTCGAAGCTCAAGGTGGTGGGCAAGTCCTACAAGGAGTTCACCCAGCACTTCCCCAAGCCGTCCTGGGTGGAGCACGACCTGGATGAAATCTGGGCCACCAGCGAGTGGTGCATCGCCCGGGCGCTCAAGAGCGCGGGGCTCACCGGCCGGGACATCTCCGCGGTGGGCATCACCAACCAGCGCGAGACGACGGGCCTGTGGACCCGCGACACCGGCAAGCCCCTGCACCGCGCCATCGTCTGGCAGGACCGGCGCACCGCGGACCTCTGCCGCCAGCTCAAGGAGCGCGGCGTGGAGCCCCGCGTACGCGAGACGACGGGCCTCGTGGTGGACCCGTACTTCTCCGGCACCAAGCTCACCTGGCTCTTCGAGCACCTGAAGGGCGCGCGCGCCAAGGCCGAGCGCGGTGACGTGTGCTTCGGCACCATCGACACGTGGCTCGTCTACAAGCTCACCGGCGGCACCACCCACGTCACCGACGTGTCCAACGCCAGCCGCACCCTGCTGATGGACCTGCGCACCCTGCAGTGGAGCGACGAGATGCGCTCGCTGCTCAACGTGCCCGGCGCGTGCCTGCCGCAGATTCGCGGCTCGGCCGAGGTCTACGGCACCACGCGCGGCATGCGCAGCCTGCCGGACGGCGTCCCCGTGGCGGGCATGGCCGGGGACCAGCAGGCCGCCCTCTTCGGCCAGGCCTGCTTCGAGCCCGGCGAATCCAAGTGCACCTACGGCACCGGCGCCTTCCTCCTGATGAACACCGGCACGGAGCCGGTGCGCTCGTCGGCGGGCCTGCTCACCACCGTCGCGTGGCGGCTGAGCGCCACCGGCTCCACCACCTACGCACTGGAGGGCTCCAGCTTCATCGCCGGCGCCGCGGTGCAGTGGATGCGCGACGGACTCAAGGCCATCAAGCGCGCCCCCGACATCGAGGCGCTCGCCGCCAGCGTGAAGGACTCCGGCGACGTCGTCTTCGTCCCCGCGCTCGCCGGCCTGGGCGCGCCGCACTGGCGTCCCGAGGCGCGCGGCCTGTTCGCCGGCATGGACCGCTCCACCACGGTGGCCCACATGGCGCGCGCGGTGCTCGAGGGCATCGCCCTGCAGATTCACGACCTGGCCGACGCCATGCGCCGGGACAGCGGCCGCACCATCCCCGTCTTCAAGGCGGACGGCGGCGCCGCGGCCAACAACCTGCTCATGCAATACCAGGCGGACCTGCTCGGCGTGCCCGTGGTGAGACCGCAGAACCTGGAGACCACCAGCCTGGGTGCGGCCTTCCTCGGCGGCCTGGGCGCGGGCGTCTGGGACAGCCCCGAGGCCATCAAGCGCGCGTGGAAGGCGGACAAGACCTTCAAGCCGAAGATGAAGCCGCCCGAGCGCGAGCGGCACCTCGCCAAGTGGAAGCGCGCGGTGGAGCGCGCATGA
- a CDS encoding 4a-hydroxytetrahydrobiopterin dehydratase: protein MSQKAPLLAPEALQSFLAQHPEWKHEGGMIRRTYEASSFLAGIAFVERVAHAAEKADHHPDIDIRWRKVTLALVTHDSNGLTSKDTDLAHEADRLFAQVVPQK, encoded by the coding sequence ATGTCCCAGAAAGCCCCCCTGCTCGCGCCCGAGGCCCTCCAGTCCTTCCTCGCCCAGCATCCCGAGTGGAAGCACGAAGGCGGGATGATTCGCCGCACCTATGAGGCCTCGTCCTTCCTCGCGGGCATCGCCTTCGTGGAGCGCGTGGCGCATGCGGCCGAGAAGGCGGACCACCACCCGGACATCGACATCCGCTGGCGCAAGGTGACGCTGGCGCTCGTCACGCACGACTCCAACGGCCTGACGTCCAAGGACACCGACCTCGCGCATGAGGCGGACCGGCTCTTCGCCCAGGTGGTGCCCCAGAAGTGA
- a CDS encoding tetratricopeptide repeat protein translates to MRQVICVGLASLITACATGRSAQATSVGTAAEQGRPFSEAAVTVMQAYDLESRFDDAVSLGQFASERARTLKDPGGEARILAEQGRVMSRMLRHQPGMDTTQVLDVLRRARHLAEASGDARARVAALDAEGMFHYFIVLLTGQGEWAPVVALFEQARDLAASSGDSRGHIEALFHLGLTQQFQGQAEAARSTYARGLALARASNDVLMESYNLRHLASLDEDQGQLDSAITLYEQSLRLREQVGFNTGQMFALVALANVRSRKDPKDAQALALSEKALALARRVKDPAGQREAHISLGRLHLRRGDVPAALPHLEQALSNSESHEDWWSAVDALLELGRAHALLGEKARVEERLRRARAVASSRGLKEALEQVEKAERELGYAP, encoded by the coding sequence ATGCGGCAGGTCATCTGTGTGGGATTGGCATCACTCATCACCGCTTGCGCGACTGGCCGGTCCGCCCAGGCCACCAGCGTCGGCACCGCCGCGGAGCAGGGGCGCCCCTTCAGCGAGGCCGCCGTCACCGTGATGCAGGCCTATGATTTGGAGAGCCGCTTCGATGACGCCGTGTCGCTCGGTCAGTTCGCCAGTGAGCGCGCCCGGACCCTGAAGGACCCGGGAGGAGAAGCCCGCATCCTCGCCGAGCAGGGTCGCGTCATGTCCCGCATGCTCCGTCATCAGCCCGGGATGGACACCACCCAGGTGCTCGACGTGCTGCGCCGCGCGCGCCACCTCGCCGAGGCCTCCGGTGACGCCCGTGCCCGCGTCGCCGCGCTCGATGCGGAGGGCATGTTCCACTACTTCATCGTGCTCCTCACCGGCCAGGGCGAGTGGGCCCCCGTCGTCGCCCTCTTCGAGCAGGCCCGGGACCTCGCCGCGTCCTCCGGTGACTCGCGAGGGCACATCGAGGCCCTGTTCCACCTGGGCCTCACCCAACAGTTCCAGGGCCAGGCCGAGGCCGCGAGGTCGACCTACGCTCGCGGCCTGGCCCTCGCCCGCGCCTCGAACGATGTCCTGATGGAGTCCTACAACCTTCGTCACCTCGCCTCCCTCGACGAGGACCAGGGCCAGCTCGACTCCGCCATCACCCTGTACGAACAGTCCCTGCGGCTGCGCGAGCAGGTCGGCTTCAACACGGGCCAGATGTTCGCCCTGGTCGCCCTCGCCAACGTGCGCTCGCGCAAGGACCCCAAGGACGCCCAGGCCCTGGCGCTCTCGGAGAAGGCCCTCGCCCTGGCTCGTCGGGTGAAGGACCCCGCTGGCCAGCGCGAGGCCCATATCTCCCTCGGCCGCCTCCACCTTCGTCGAGGCGATGTCCCCGCCGCGCTGCCCCATCTGGAGCAGGCCCTCTCCAACTCGGAGTCCCATGAGGACTGGTGGTCCGCCGTCGACGCGTTGCTGGAGCTGGGCCGGGCCCACGCGCTGCTGGGGGAGAAGGCGCGCGTCGAGGAGCGACTGCGGCGCGCGCGTGCGGTGGCTTCATCACGAGGACTGAAGGAAGCGCTCGAACAGGTGGAGAAGGCGGAGCGCGAACTCGGCTACGCACCCTGA
- a CDS encoding LytR/AlgR family response regulator transcription factor codes for MTVRTLIVDDEPLARERLRTLLASETDLHPVVECGDGQEALEVLARERPALVFLDVEMPERDGFGVLAELGQTPPPVVVFVTAWPQHALRAFDAAAVDYLLKPFTVERFRRTLTRVRERLAAPAGDLRQQLQRMFQELRPEPAERLVVKSATRTLLVPVEDLDWVESAGNYVTLHVGAETHLLRETMAELEGRLPARRFARVHRSALVNVDRIVSLSPTLSGDHRLVLKDGQELTLSRTYRARLEQVLGHPL; via the coding sequence ATGACGGTGCGCACGCTCATCGTCGATGACGAGCCGCTGGCGCGCGAGCGGCTGCGGACGTTGCTGGCCTCGGAGACGGACCTGCATCCGGTGGTGGAGTGCGGGGACGGGCAGGAGGCGCTGGAGGTGCTGGCGCGCGAGCGGCCGGCGCTGGTGTTCCTGGATGTGGAGATGCCGGAGCGGGACGGGTTCGGCGTGCTCGCGGAGCTGGGGCAGACCCCGCCTCCGGTGGTCGTCTTCGTCACCGCGTGGCCGCAGCATGCCTTGCGCGCGTTCGATGCCGCCGCGGTGGACTACCTGCTCAAGCCGTTCACGGTGGAGCGCTTCCGGCGCACGTTGACGCGGGTGCGGGAGCGACTGGCGGCGCCTGCGGGGGACTTGAGGCAGCAGCTCCAGCGGATGTTCCAGGAGCTGAGGCCGGAGCCCGCGGAGCGGCTCGTGGTGAAGTCGGCGACGCGGACGCTGCTGGTGCCAGTGGAGGACCTGGACTGGGTTGAGTCCGCGGGGAACTACGTCACGCTGCATGTCGGGGCGGAGACACATCTCTTGCGCGAGACGATGGCGGAGCTGGAGGGACGGCTGCCGGCGCGGCGGTTCGCGCGGGTGCACCGCTCGGCGCTGGTGAACGTGGACCGGATTGTCTCCCTGTCCCCCACGCTGTCCGGGGACCACCGGCTGGTGCTGAAGGACGGCCAGGAGCTGACGCTGAGCCGCACGTACCGGGCCCGGCTGGAGCAGGTGCTCGGCCATCCGCTGTGA
- a CDS encoding sensor histidine kinase: MSWSPVSPAEASSTGARWGLSSRWFWPVVIWAGYTVLALLYGAQLFVYRASHGEPPRLGEALLTGACVWYAWAVLTPFVLAVARRIRATGRPWFVQLLLHVLPGVGFAVLALGLFAVLREWLVVEVSGGASAAWTYFLFIASKTTDFDLLIYFSLVGMEAAVAYARRMREEAVRASQLEAQLAQAQLQLLRSQLQPHFLFNTLHAISALMHRDVESADRMVGQLSELLRASLERDGRHEVPLSEELELLSPYLDIERTRFSDRLQVNVDVAEDVRDALVPSLLLQPLVENAIRHGIAPRRGPGKVWVRVRRDGARLALEVEDDGVGPPAGRTELEEGIGLGATRARLERLHGAEQSVTWMARAPSGFLLSLSLPYRRTRA; this comes from the coding sequence GTGTCATGGAGTCCCGTGTCCCCCGCCGAGGCCTCGTCCACCGGGGCGCGGTGGGGACTGTCCTCCCGGTGGTTCTGGCCGGTGGTGATTTGGGCCGGGTACACCGTGCTCGCGCTGCTCTATGGGGCGCAGCTCTTCGTGTATCGCGCCTCGCACGGGGAGCCGCCGCGTCTGGGCGAGGCCCTCCTGACGGGGGCGTGTGTCTGGTACGCCTGGGCGGTGCTCACGCCGTTCGTGCTGGCGGTGGCGCGCCGCATCCGCGCGACGGGCCGGCCGTGGTTCGTGCAGTTGCTGCTGCACGTGCTGCCCGGCGTGGGCTTCGCGGTGCTGGCGCTGGGGCTGTTCGCGGTGCTGCGCGAGTGGCTGGTGGTGGAGGTCAGCGGCGGCGCTTCCGCGGCGTGGACCTACTTCCTGTTCATCGCGTCGAAGACGACGGACTTCGACCTGCTCATCTACTTCTCGCTGGTGGGGATGGAGGCCGCGGTGGCGTATGCGCGGCGGATGCGCGAGGAGGCGGTGCGCGCGTCCCAGCTGGAGGCGCAGCTTGCGCAGGCCCAATTGCAGCTCCTGCGCAGTCAGCTCCAGCCGCACTTCCTGTTCAATACACTGCACGCCATCTCCGCGCTGATGCATCGGGACGTGGAGTCCGCGGACCGGATGGTGGGGCAGTTGAGCGAGCTGCTGCGCGCGAGTCTGGAGCGCGACGGGCGACACGAGGTCCCGCTCTCGGAGGAGCTGGAGCTGCTCTCGCCCTACCTGGACATCGAACGCACGCGCTTCTCGGACCGGCTCCAGGTGAATGTCGATGTCGCGGAGGACGTGAGGGACGCGCTGGTGCCGTCGTTGTTGCTCCAGCCGCTCGTGGAGAACGCCATCCGGCACGGCATCGCGCCGCGCAGGGGACCCGGGAAGGTCTGGGTCCGGGTCCGGCGTGACGGTGCGAGGTTGGCGCTGGAGGTGGAGGACGACGGGGTGGGACCGCCAGCGGGGCGGACCGAGTTGGAGGAGGGAATCGGGCTGGGGGCTACGCGGGCGCGACTGGAGCGACTGCATGGTGCCGAGCAGTCGGTGACGTGGATGGCGCGTGCGCCGAGCGGGTTCCTCCTCTCGCTCTCGCTGCCCTATCGGAGGACGCGGGCATGA
- the dapE gene encoding succinyl-diaminopimelate desuccinylase yields the protein MSSQDLATRLARTTLELCRISSPITQEGPIADFVERWALQHFPPGEVFRVGHTLLLGRLEDPRPTVALIGHLDTVPAHPSDQGREPRIEGERVFGLGASDMKGGLAVMMALAEDLRRDTLPVNLAFLFYEREEGAYAESGLIPLFAARPDLAKVKFGIAMEPTDSEVQVGCVGSMQVTVRFGGRSAHSARPWQGENAIHKAGPFLTELLARQRVEVDVQGFRFYEVINATLAKGGRARNVIPESFELNLNYRFAPGKSIEQAKADVHALVAGRAEVIITDASPSGPVVAGNPLFQKLLAITGLPAASKQAWTDVARFGEWGVDAINYGPGETAQAHQANESAPIAPLAVAYEKLAAFLKG from the coding sequence ATGTCCTCTCAAGACCTCGCCACGAGGCTCGCCCGCACGACGCTCGAGCTGTGCCGCATCTCCAGTCCCATCACGCAGGAAGGCCCCATCGCGGACTTCGTCGAGCGCTGGGCGCTCCAGCACTTCCCACCCGGGGAGGTCTTCCGCGTGGGGCACACGCTGTTGCTCGGTCGACTGGAGGACCCTCGTCCCACGGTGGCGCTCATCGGCCACCTGGACACGGTGCCCGCGCACCCGAGTGACCAGGGTCGTGAGCCTCGCATCGAGGGAGAGCGCGTCTTCGGCCTGGGCGCGTCGGACATGAAGGGTGGGCTCGCGGTGATGATGGCGCTGGCGGAGGACCTCCGTCGCGACACGCTGCCGGTCAACCTGGCCTTCCTCTTCTACGAGCGCGAGGAGGGCGCCTATGCGGAGAGCGGCCTCATCCCACTGTTCGCGGCGCGCCCGGACCTGGCGAAGGTGAAGTTCGGCATCGCGATGGAGCCCACGGACAGCGAGGTGCAGGTGGGCTGTGTCGGCTCCATGCAGGTGACGGTGCGCTTCGGCGGGCGCAGCGCGCACTCGGCGCGGCCGTGGCAGGGGGAGAACGCCATCCACAAGGCAGGCCCGTTCCTCACGGAGCTCCTGGCGCGTCAGCGGGTGGAGGTGGATGTGCAGGGCTTCCGCTTCTACGAGGTCATCAACGCCACGCTCGCCAAGGGCGGCCGCGCGCGCAACGTCATCCCCGAGTCGTTCGAGCTGAACCTCAACTACCGCTTCGCGCCGGGCAAGAGCATCGAACAGGCGAAGGCGGACGTGCACGCGCTCGTCGCGGGACGCGCGGAGGTCATCATCACGGATGCCTCACCCAGCGGCCCCGTGGTGGCGGGCAACCCGCTGTTCCAGAAGCTCCTGGCCATCACGGGGCTGCCCGCGGCGTCGAAGCAGGCGTGGACGGACGTGGCGCGGTTCGGTGAGTGGGGCGTGGACGCCATCAACTACGGGCCCGGCGAGACGGCGCAGGCGCACCAGGCCAACGAGAGCGCGCCGATTGCGCCGCTCGCGGTGGCGTACGAGAAGCTGGCGGCGTTCCTCAAGGGCTGA
- a CDS encoding ankyrin repeat domain-containing protein gives MSSNSEATQALLSLCGDKRRWKAELTVDAVKKLLAEGADVNARDVNGQSALHHAVQGQYQKSDPLPDAQVVRALIEAGADVNARDNHQQTPLTRAFPSEKTPENEALALELIALLKAAGGKVPSDVVDGNGAAFRWTTARLLREVLDAGARLDARNERGGTPLHSAVVSGDPDVIQLMLERGAEVNAIDGQGRTALGIALRTKEEVWVAHNKRTAGFNAVIQALEAAGGKASVSIPLSDDVFAPYPIDEDAFRKVLTEQKQKLSFKHAIASAQEAITGLHGYGDPAEALGKLETLRDTLTTPPRKVHIKEPLNLRSAFFHHGDLEVDGDLDIGKPFAVTGDVIVHGVVWDSGNDSLVNILGNLKCHGLYSSGEFSVAKDIEARDVVLGYYNDHILAAKTIRARVVIEDDHAFDARTEAQHHFDIDTYAQGYGDGVGDQLKALFVDEVLEPAEETDDEEDGEPARIDKGALFNRISKGLPVFRE, from the coding sequence ATGTCGTCGAACAGCGAAGCGACCCAGGCCCTGCTCTCCCTCTGCGGGGACAAGCGCCGATGGAAGGCGGAGCTCACCGTGGACGCGGTGAAGAAGTTGCTCGCCGAGGGCGCGGACGTGAACGCTCGGGACGTCAATGGCCAGAGCGCCTTGCACCACGCCGTCCAGGGGCAGTACCAGAAGTCGGATCCGCTCCCGGATGCCCAGGTGGTGCGCGCGCTCATCGAGGCGGGCGCGGATGTGAATGCACGGGACAACCACCAGCAGACGCCGCTGACCCGCGCCTTCCCCTCGGAGAAGACCCCGGAGAACGAGGCGCTGGCGCTGGAGCTCATCGCCCTGCTGAAGGCCGCCGGAGGGAAGGTGCCCTCGGACGTGGTGGACGGGAACGGCGCTGCGTTCCGCTGGACGACCGCCAGGCTCCTGCGGGAGGTGCTCGACGCGGGGGCCCGCCTCGACGCGCGCAACGAGAGGGGCGGCACGCCGCTCCACAGCGCCGTGGTCTCCGGAGACCCCGACGTCATCCAGCTGATGCTGGAGCGCGGTGCCGAGGTGAACGCCATCGACGGCCAGGGCCGCACGGCGCTGGGCATCGCCCTGCGCACCAAGGAAGAGGTCTGGGTCGCGCACAACAAGCGGACGGCCGGGTTCAACGCCGTCATCCAGGCGCTGGAGGCCGCGGGCGGCAAGGCCAGCGTCTCCATTCCCCTGAGTGACGACGTCTTCGCCCCCTACCCCATCGACGAGGACGCCTTCCGCAAGGTCCTGACGGAGCAGAAGCAGAAGCTCTCGTTCAAGCACGCCATCGCGTCCGCGCAGGAGGCTATCACGGGGCTGCACGGCTACGGAGACCCGGCCGAGGCGCTCGGCAAGCTGGAGACGCTGCGGGACACGCTCACCACGCCGCCCAGAAAGGTCCACATCAAGGAGCCGCTGAACCTCCGGAGCGCCTTCTTCCACCACGGTGACCTGGAGGTGGACGGCGACCTGGACATCGGCAAGCCGTTCGCGGTGACGGGGGACGTCATCGTGCACGGCGTGGTGTGGGACTCGGGCAATGACTCGCTGGTGAACATCCTCGGCAACCTGAAGTGCCACGGGCTCTACTCGAGCGGCGAGTTCAGCGTCGCCAAGGACATCGAGGCGCGCGACGTGGTGCTCGGCTACTACAACGACCACATCCTCGCGGCGAAGACCATCCGGGCCCGCGTCGTCATCGAGGATGACCACGCCTTCGATGCCCGCACCGAGGCGCAGCACCACTTCGACATCGACACCTACGCCCAGGGCTACGGCGACGGCGTGGGGGACCAGCTCAAGGCCCTCTTCGTCGACGAGGTCCTCGAGCCCGCCGAGGAGACGGACGACGAGGAGGACGGCGAGCCGGCCCGAATCGACAAGGGCGCGCTCTTCAACCGCATCAGCAAGGGACTGCCCGTCTTCCGCGAGTAG
- a CDS encoding cupin domain-containing protein — translation MTEHLDDILAEWALGTLDSSSREALERHLAACERCRVEADRLASVRGGLLTLESPVEPPAGVLAALMARMEGPRRLERFAEKLATFFDVTRERASALLESLEDASLWMPGPVEGSELFPVETGPAREGMMAAVLRLNPGVRYPRHTHLGREWNLVLEGGLREDGGHEVWPGETLDKLEGSAHGFTALQGPACLCASLLEGATEFEEVLAPAS, via the coding sequence ATGACGGAGCACCTCGACGACATCCTGGCCGAGTGGGCACTGGGGACGCTGGACTCCTCCTCGCGGGAGGCGCTGGAGCGACACCTGGCGGCGTGCGAGCGCTGCCGGGTCGAGGCCGACCGCCTGGCCTCGGTGCGCGGGGGCCTGCTGACCCTGGAGTCGCCGGTGGAGCCGCCGGCCGGGGTGCTGGCCGCGTTGATGGCTCGGATGGAGGGGCCGCGCCGGCTGGAGCGCTTCGCGGAGAAGCTGGCGACCTTCTTCGACGTGACGCGGGAGCGGGCGAGCGCGCTGCTCGAGTCGCTGGAGGACGCGTCGCTGTGGATGCCGGGGCCGGTGGAGGGCTCGGAGCTGTTCCCGGTGGAGACGGGCCCCGCGCGCGAGGGGATGATGGCCGCGGTGCTGCGGCTGAACCCGGGCGTGCGCTACCCGCGTCACACGCACCTGGGTCGCGAGTGGAACCTGGTGCTGGAGGGCGGGCTGCGCGAGGACGGCGGGCACGAGGTGTGGCCCGGTGAGACGCTCGACAAGTTGGAGGGCAGCGCGCATGGCTTCACCGCGTTGCAGGGCCCCGCGTGTCTTTGCGCGTCGCTGCTGGAAGGCGCGACGGAGTTCGAGGAAGTGCTCGCACCGGCGAGCTGA
- a CDS encoding 2,3,4,5-tetrahydropyridine-2,6-dicarboxylate N-succinyltransferase yields the protein MLPIEELSQKVSAAFADRTKLKDADFVSAVRETVARLDAGELRVAEKGPDGWKVHAWVKEAILLFFAVSEMKVMEVGPFEFHDKVPLKKNLDKAGVRVVPPGTVRYGAFVERGAVVMPGYVNIGARVGAGTMVDTWATVGSCAQVGSDVHLSGGVGLGGVLEPPTASPVIIEDRAFLGSRCIVVEGVVVEEEAVLGANVVLTASTQIIDVTGPEERVYKGRVPARSVVIPGMREKQFPAGKYMVPCALIIGQRTQSTDKKTSLNSALRDFAVAV from the coding sequence ATGTTGCCCATCGAGGAACTGTCCCAGAAGGTCTCGGCCGCGTTCGCGGACCGGACGAAGCTCAAGGATGCGGACTTCGTGTCCGCCGTGCGCGAGACGGTGGCGCGGCTGGACGCGGGCGAGCTGCGCGTGGCGGAGAAGGGCCCGGACGGCTGGAAGGTCCACGCCTGGGTCAAGGAGGCCATCCTCCTGTTCTTCGCCGTGTCGGAGATGAAGGTGATGGAGGTGGGGCCCTTCGAGTTCCACGACAAGGTCCCGCTCAAGAAGAACCTGGACAAGGCGGGCGTGCGGGTCGTCCCGCCGGGCACGGTGCGCTACGGGGCCTTCGTGGAGCGGGGCGCGGTGGTGATGCCCGGCTACGTGAACATCGGCGCGCGCGTGGGCGCGGGCACCATGGTGGACACGTGGGCCACGGTGGGCAGCTGCGCGCAGGTGGGCAGCGACGTGCACCTGTCGGGTGGCGTGGGGCTGGGCGGGGTGCTCGAGCCGCCCACGGCGTCTCCCGTCATCATCGAGGACCGCGCGTTCCTGGGCAGCCGCTGCATCGTGGTGGAGGGCGTGGTGGTGGAGGAGGAGGCGGTGCTGGGCGCCAACGTGGTGCTCACCGCGTCCACGCAGATCATCGACGTCACGGGCCCCGAGGAGCGCGTCTACAAGGGCCGCGTCCCCGCGCGCAGCGTGGTGATTCCGGGCATGCGCGAGAAGCAGTTCCCCGCGGGCAAGTACATGGTGCCGTGCGCGCTCATCATCGGCCAGCGGACACAGTCCACGGACAAGAAGACGAGCCTCAACTCGGCCCTCCGCGACTTCGCGGTGGCGGTGTAG